In one window of Brassica rapa cultivar Chiifu-401-42 chromosome A07, CAAS_Brap_v3.01, whole genome shotgun sequence DNA:
- the LOC103831795 gene encoding leucine-rich repeat receptor-like protein kinase PEPR1: protein MKNLVLFKTLLLFCLVFSTRIVSISCLNSDGLALLSLRKNLDKVPPELTSTWKANSPEATPCKWFGITCDDSKKVTSLNFTGSGVSGQLGPEIGQLTSLEILDVSSNDLSGIIPSSLGNCTSLVYIDVSENKFSGKIPDTLGSLKSLADLYLYSNSLTGELPKSLFQIPALNYLHVEHNNLTGSIPQNVGEAKEILELRLFDNQFSGTIPESIGNCRKLEVLYLHENKLVGSLPESLNLLENLTDLFVANNSLSGTVRFGSTKCKKLVTLDFSYNQFEGGVPPELGNCSSLDALVIIKCNLSGTIPSSLGMLKNLTVLNLSENRLSESIPAEIGDCSSLSTLKLNDNQLGGELPSALGKLQKLESLELFENRFSGEIPIEIWKIQSLTQLLVYKNNLTGNLPVEITKLKNLRIVTIFNNSFSGVIPPGLGLNSNLEILDFIGNKLTGEIPPNLCHGNKLTVFNLGSNQLHGNIPASVAQCKSLSRLILRDNNLSGPLPVFSQNQDLSFLDLNSNNFEGPIPSGLGSCRKLTAINLSRNKLTGAIPPVLGNLQKLRYLNLGVNSLTGLVPPKFSNWKELTTLILSGNRFSGFVPPDRGT, encoded by the coding sequence TCTCCCTTCGGAAGAATTTGGACAAAGTGCCACCGGAATTAACCTCGACATGGAAGGCAAACTCACCTGAAGCCACTCCATGTAAATGGTTTGGTATCACCTGTGATGATTCCAAGAAGGTTACCTCTCTCAACTTCACCGGCTCAGGGGTTTCAGGGcagttgggtcctgagattgggCAACTCACAAGCTTAGAGATTTTGGATGTGAGTTCCAACGATCTCTCGGGGATCATACCTTCCAGTCTAGGTAACTGCACCTCACTCGTGTATATTGATGTGTCTGAGAATAAGTTCTCTGGTAAGATCCCAGATACTCTAGGTAGCTTGAAAAGCTTGGCTGATCTGTATCTTTACAGCAACTCCCTAACCGGTGAATTGCCTAAATCCTTGTTTCAAATTCCGGCCTTGAATTATCTGCATGTTGAGCATAACAACCTGACCGGTTCAATCCCTCAAAATGTTGGTGAGGCTAAGGAGATTCTGGAGCTGCGTTTGTTCGACAATCAGTTCTCCGGTACAATCCCTGAGTCAATTGGGAACTGCAGGAAGCTGGAGGTTCTGTATTTGCACGAGAACAAGTTGGTTGGTTCATTGCCTGAAAGTCTCAATCTTCTGGAGAATCTCACTGACCTGTTTGTTGCTAACAACAGTCTCAGTGGAAcagttcggtttggttcaaCCAAATGCAAGAAGCTGGTGACGTTGGACTTCTCATACAATCAATTCGAAGGCGGTGTCCCTCCTGAACTGGGCAATTGCAGTAGCCTTGACGCCTTGGTCATTATAAAATGCAACTTGTCAGGTACAATCCCTTCATCATTGGGTATGTTGAAGAATCTCACGGTTCTCAACCTTTCCGAGAATCGTCTCTCCGAAAGCATCCCAGCGGAGATAGGAGACTGCAGCAGCTTGAGCACGTTGAAGCTCAACGATAACCAGCTCGGAGGTGAGCTACCAAGCGCATTAGGTAAGCTACAGAAGCTAGAAAGCCTGGAGCTATTCGAAAACCGGTTTTCGGGTGAGATTCCTATTGAGATATGGAAGATTCAGAGTCTCACTCAGTTGCTAGTTTATAAAAACAATCTCACAGGAAACCTCCCTGTGGAAATAACCAAGCTCAAGAATCTAAGGATCGTTACGATCTTCAACAACAGCTTCAGTGGAGTAATACCACCTGGTTTAGGTCTGAACAGCAACTTAGAGATTCTAGACTTCATCGGTAACAAACTCACAGGAGAGATACCTCCAAATCTCTGCCATGGCAATAAGCTGACAGTGTTTAACTTAGGATCAAACCAGCTTCACGGTAACATACCAGCATCTGTTGCTCAGTGCAAGTCTCTAAGCAGACTCATCCTTAGAGACAACAACCTTTCAGGTCCTCTTCCTGTGTTTTCTCAGAACCAAGATCTCTCGTTTCTCGATCTGAACAGCAACAACTTCGAAGGACCAATCCCTAGTGGCCTCGGAAGCTGTAGGAAACTCACGGCCATCAACCTGTCACGAAACAAGCTCACGGGTGCTATTCCTCCAGTACTTGGGAATCTACAGAAGCTTAGATACTTGAACCTTGGGGTTAACTCGTTAACCGGTTTGGTTCCTCCAAAGTTTAGTAACTGGAAAGAGTTAACCACTTTGATTCTGTCCGGTAACCGGTTTTCAGGATTCGTTCCGCCGGACCGCGGCACTTAG
- the LOC103831798 gene encoding histone-lysine N-methyltransferase, H3 lysine-9 specific SUVH3, whose product MEGVPGINTVPNPNYYDKSIVLDVKPLRSLKPVFPNGNQGPPFVGCPPFGPPSSSSGPSPFYPFGSQQPPDLNQTQDTPPPTFVTPLQSYRPPTEVSNGPSSSSGTKKGVGRPKRNAVSIAPSSSSSGTKRGAGRPKGTGNAKKKEKTSLDVVQVVKRDFDSGISAPEREDGNTDLVSSVLMRFDAVRRRLSQVEHGKAGTSKAAGVLMSNGVRTNMKKRVGTVPGIEVGDIFFSRIEMCLVGLHMQTMAGIDYITSKVGADEEPLATSIVSSGRYDGEAQDPESLIYSGQGGNADKSGQASDQKLERGNLALEKSLRKGNGVRVIRGEEDPASKTGKIYIYDGVYTISESWVEKGKNGCNTFKYKLVRVPNQPPAFGVWKAVHKWKEGLTPRANLILPDITSGVESKPVSLVNDVDGEKGPSYFTYISTLKPSKQTQPPTIGCSCHGSCAAGNLDCSCVRKNGGDLPYLNGVMLVSRRPMVYECGTTCPCHASCKNKVIQTGLKFRMEVFKTDHRGWGLRSWDPIRAGSFICEYAGEVLLRMEQEDDEFVFDTSRVYNSFKWNYEPALVDEDPSDEVPEEFNLPSPVLISAKSFGNVARFMNHSCSPNVMWQPVFVEGSGESVVHIAFFAIRHIPPMAELTYDYGVSLASEARDGSLLHGKRKCLCGSVKCRGSFG is encoded by the coding sequence ATGGAAGGAGTTCCAGGGATCAATACTGTTCCAAATCCCAACTATTATGACAAGTCAATAGTGCTAGATGTAAAGCCACTGCGAAGTTTGAAACCTGTTTTTCCAAATGGTAATCAAGGTCCACCATTTGTTGGTTGTCCTCCTTTTGGCcctccttcctcttcttctgGGCCTTCACCTTTCTACCCATTTGGATCACAACAACCTCCAGATCTCAACCAAACACAGGACACGCCTCCTCCTACGTTCGTTACACCTCTTCAATCATATAGACCACCTACTGAAGTATCAAACGGTCCTAGCAGCTCAAGTGGGACTAAAAAAGGAGTTGGTCGTCCTAAGAGAAATGCAGTATCAATTGCCCCTAGTAGTAGCTCAAGTGGGACCAAAAGAGGAGCTGGTCGTCCTAAGGGAACTGGTAACGCCAAGAAAAAAGAGAAGACTAGTTTGGATGTTGTTCAGGTAGTGAAAAGAGATTTCGACAGCGGGATCAGTGCACCAGAGCGAGAAGATGGAAACACTGACTTAGTGAGCAGCGTGTTGATGCGTTTCGACGCTGTCAGGAGGCGGTTAAGCCAAGTAGAGCACGGAAAGGCCGGAACCTCGAAAGCAGCAGGTGTTCTGATGAGCAACGGAGTGCGTACCAACATGAAGAAGAGAGTAGGAACAGTTCCTGGAATCGAGGTTGGAGATATCTTCTTCTCAAGGATAGAGATGTGTTTGGTCGGTCTTCACATGCAGACCATGGCAGGGATTGACTATATAACAAGCAAAGTAGGTGCAGATGAGGAGCCGTTAGCTACCAGCATTGTTTCCTCTGGACGTTACGACGGTGAAGCGCAGGATCCTGAGTCTTTGATATACAGCGGACAAGGAGGGAATGCTGATAAGAGCGGACAAGCGTCTGATCAGAAGCTTGAGAGAGGGAATCTAGCGTTGGAGAAGAGCTTGAGGAAAGGGAATGGAGTGAGAGTGATAAGAGGGGAGGAGGATCCAGCAAGTAAAACAGGAAAGATCTATATTTATGATGGAGTTTATACAATCTCAGAGTCATGGGTGGAGAAGGGGAAGAACGGTTGCAAcacttttaaatataaattagtgAGAGTACCTAATCAGCCACCTGCTTTTGGAGTCTGGAAGGCTGTTCATAAGTGGAAGGAAGGTTTAACTCCAAGAGCAAACCTTATCCTTCCGGATATAACTTCAGGAGTTGAGAGTAAACCTGTTTCTCTGGTGAATGATGTGGATGGTGAGAAGGGGCCTTCTTATTTCACTTACATCTCCACTCTCAAACCCTCTAAACAAACTCAGCCGCCCACTATTGGTTGCTCCTGTCACGGCTCGTGTGCAGCTGGAAACCTTGACTGCTCATGCGTCCGTAAGAACGGCGGTGACCTCCCTTACCTTAACGGCGTGATGCTTGTTTCCCGGAGGCCTATGGTGTATGAATGTGGCACAACCTGTCCTTGTCACGCCAGCTGCAAAAACAAAGTGATTCAGACGGGGCTGAAGTTTCGAATGGAAGTGTTCAAGACAGACCATCGCGGTTGGGGTTTAAGGTCTTGGGATCCTATACGTGCTGGCTCCTTCATATGTGAATATGCTGGTGAGGTCCTCCTTAGAATGGAGCAAGAAGATGATGAGTTTGTCTTTGACACGTCTCGTGTTTACAACTCGTTTAAGTGGAACTATGAGCCTGCGTTGGTAGATGAGGACCCTTCCGATGAAGTCCCGGAGGAGTTTAATCTCCCATCACCGGTCCTGATCAGTGCCAAGAGTTTTGGAAATGTAGCTCGGTTCATGAACCATAGTTGCTCCCCAAACGTTATGTGGCAGCCGGTTTTTGTTGAAGGAAGCGGTGAATCGGTTGTCCACATTGCTTTCTTTGCTATACGTCACATTCCACCGATGGCTGAGTTGACTTATGACTATGGAGTCTCCCTTGCATCTGAGGCCAGAGATGGGAGCCTTTTACATGGAAAGAGGAAGTGCTTATGTGGTTCTGTGAAGTGCCGTGGCTCATTCGGATAA
- the LOC103831797 gene encoding ribulose bisphosphate carboxylase/oxygenase activase, chloroplastic, which translates to MALTNISLRFKFPPLQSSTFNHTCRKPFSIACSKAGDDGEKGAVDGGEKPRKLSEQSSWEVKDSEGKDYLYRLGAESENMNIAVGARAGMIDDVFIGDFLGKDSDIVFDYRQKATRSFEHLQGDYYIAPTFMDKVAVHIVKNYLASSLNIKIPLILGIWGGKGQGKTFQTELIFKTMGVEPVIMSAGELESDRAGEPGRLIRDRYRTASQVIQNQGKMSVLMINDIDAGLGRFGETQMTVNNQIVVGTLMNLADNPTRVSVGQDWRDADTVNRVPLIVTGNDFSRLYAPLIREGRMEKFYWQPTREDIVNIVSRMYEKDGISRKDVVSIVDQFPNQALDFYGALRSRTYDRSILKWVDEVGGIETLEKTLLRRKKTKEVPQFIPPEQTVEALLESGYSLIKEQKLINETKLSKEYMKNIDD; encoded by the exons ATGGCGCTTACAAACATATCTTTGCGTTTCAAGTTTCCACCACTACAATCTTCCACATTCAACCACACTTGTAGAAAACCTTTCTCCATCGCTTGCTCCAAGGCCGGAGATGACGGCGAAAAAGGAGCTGTTGACGGTGGCGAAAAGCCGCGGAAGTTATCAGAGCAGTCATCGTGGGAAGTAAAAGACTCAGAAGGAAAAGACTATCTCTACAGGCTCGGGGCGGAGTCAGAGAACATGAACATAGCTGTGGGAGCAAGAGCCGGGATGATCGATGACGTATTCATCGGAGACTTTCTTGGCAAAGATT CTGATATTGTGTTTGATTATCGTCAGAAGGCAACAAGGTCCTTTGAACATCTTCAAGGAGATTACTACATTGCTCCAACCTTCATG GATAAAGTTG CTGTTCACATTGTGAAGAACTATCTTGCTAGTTCTCTAAATATAAAAATCCCATTGATCTTAG GTATATGGGGAGGTAAAGGACAAGGCAAAACGTTTCAGACCGAACTTATATTCAAAACCATGGGAGTTGAACCTGTTATAATGTCTGCCGGAGAGTTGGAATCTGATAGAGCTG GGGAACCGGGAAGACTCATACGTGACCGCTATAGAACAGCTTCACAAGTCATTCAGAACCAA GGGAAGATGAGTGTTCTCATGATCAATGATATTGATGCTGGCCTTGGTAGATTCG GGGAAACACAAATGACAGTGAACAACCAGATAGTTGTCGGTACTCTGATGAACCTTGCGGATAATCCTACAAGGGTAAGTGTGGGACAAGACTGGAGAGATGCTGACACTGTCAACAGAGTTCCTCTCATTGTCACAGGGAACGATTTCTCCAGGCTATATGCTCCACTCATCCGTGAAGGAAGAATGGAGAAGTTCTACTG GCAGCCAACTCGTGAAGATATAGTTAACATTGTTAGCAGAATGTACGAGAAAGATGGGATATCAAGGAAAGATGTTGTAAGCATTGTTGATCAGTTTCCAAATCAAG CACTTGACTTCTATGGAGCACTAAGGTCACGTACATATGATAGATCTATCCTCAAG TGGGTAGATGAAGTTGGAGGAATAGAGACTCTAGAGAAAACTCTTCTCAGGCGTAAAAAGACCAAAGAGGTTCCTCAATTCATTCCCCCTGAG CAAACGGTGGAGGCGTTGCTGGAATCAGGATACTCGCTCATTAAGGAACAAAAACTCATCAATGAAACAAAGCTTTCCAAGGAGTACATGAAGAACATTGACGATTAA